The segment TCGATTTCTGCGGCAAGCACAACATTGCATCGGAGATCGAGGTAATCAATATCGATCAGGTCAATGAAGCCTATGAGCGTGTGCTGAAGAGCGACGTCCGCTATCGCTTCGTCATCGATATTGCCTCGTTGGCGTAAACCCGCGAAGGGCGGCGTCCTCCCGGATGCCGCCCTTTTTCAGTCGTCGCGCATGGTTTCCCTCTGCGTGATCAGTCGTGCGCTATGCTGGCGGCTGAAATAGATCCATAGCCAGCTCCAAGCGACGGCAATACGCCAGCGCGTCCCGATCAGGAAGTAGATGTGGGCGAGGCCCCAGACCCACCAGGCGATCCAGCCCCTGAGCTTGATCCAGCCGAAATCGATAATTGCTGCACTTTTGCCGATGGTGGCAAGACTTCCCTGGTGACGATAGCGAAACGGCCCCGGCGCCGGCTGGCCCGATAGCCTTGCCCGTATGACTTTGGCGACGTAAGCCCCCTGCTGCTTTGCAGCCGGCGCGATGCCCGGCACGGGGCTGCCATCGTCGCGCGCCACCGCCGCGGTGTCGCCGATAACGAAGATATCCGCCTCGCCGGGTGCTCTCAATTCCTTGTCGACCATGACGCGGCCGGCGCGATCGGCCGGGACGCCGAGCCATTCAGCCGCGGGCGAAGCCTGCACGCCAGCGGCCCAGACGATCGTCCGGCTCGGCACGAAGGTCTCGCCGATCGTTACGCCCTCCGCTGTGCAGGATGTGACGGGTTTTCCAGTACGAACTTCGACGCCCAAGTTTTCCAGCGCCTTGTGGGCGTAGGAGGACAAGCCTTCGTCAAAACTTGGGAGAACACGCGGCCCGGCTTCGACAAGAATGATCCTGGCCTTGGTCGTGTCTATGTTGCGGAACTCCTTCGGCAGCGTCGTTCTGGCCAGCTCGGCGATAATGCCGGCAAGCTCGACGCCGGTCGGCCCGGCGCCGACGATGGTGAAAGTCAGCAGAGCATCACGGATGGCGGGATCGTTTTCCATTTCGGCCCGTTCGAAGGCCAGCAGAACGCGGCGGCGGATCGTCGTCGCATCCTCCAGCGTCTTCAATCCTGGCGCCACCGGTTCCCATTCGTCATGTCCGAAATAGGCATGCGTGGCGCCCGTTGCCAGCACGAGCGTGTCATATGCGATCGTAGCGCCGCCCTTCAGCGTCACCACATGCGCGTTACTGTCAACGCCGACGACCTCCGCCAGCAGCGTCGTCACCTCCGGCCGATCGCGAAAAAGACTGCGGATCGGCCAGGCGATCTCGGCAGTGGAAAGCAAAGTGGTAGCGACTTGATAGAGCAGCGGCTGAAACAGGTGATGATTGCGCCGGTCGATCAGCGTGACGCGGACCGGAGTTCCCTTGAGATCGTTGACGAGCTGCAAGCCGCCAAACCCACCCCCAACGACGACAACGTGATGATCCTGCACGACGACACCCCGCATCTGTTTCTCTTCGCAAACGTAGGGTTGAGAACCATAGCCGGCAACCATCTTTTGTGCATGGCACCTGTGCGGGGGCGCAAGCAAATGACCGGAATTTGATGGCAGATGTTACCAGCGGCAGCTTTCGGTCCGAAGCGGACGCGAGAGATGCCGGGCGCTTATCGTTCAAGCCAGCCTGAGTGTGGCCATGTCGCCGCTGCTGAGTGCCGTTAGGTTTGCTTCGATTTTATCTATAGGCCAGTCCCACCAGGCAAGACGAAGAAGCTCGCTGATAACTTCGCTGGAATAGCGCATTCGGATGATAGATGCCGGATTTCCTCCGACAACTGCGTAGGGTGGTACGTCGCGAGCAACGACCGAGGCGGCAGCGACAATTGCACCCGCACCTATGTGGACACCCGGCATAATTGCCGCGTTTTGGCCAATCCATACATCGTGGTCCACAATCGTGTCCTTCACGGGCAGGTCTTTGTAGCCAAAGGTCTCTGGTTTGAAGATGCGAAACGGATAGGTGGTGAAGCCAGTCATCGGATGGTTAGCCGAACTGGTAATGAAATAGCTTCCTCTGGCAATCTGGACAAACTTGCCGATCACCAGCCGTTCGCGAACGCTATGACCAAGATAAGGGGCCAGAATCCCGGCTGTGTCTTCGGGCCTTCCAGAATGTGTGTAATAGCTGAAATCGCCGATCTCCATGCGCGGATGGTCTATGACGTTCTTCAGATACACCGTGTCCCTATATACAGTCCCATCGGGCAGGGTAATTGGATTAACGGCATTTGCGTCGAGAAGCGCCATCGAGAACCTGTTCAAACATACTGACAGCCAGCCATGCCGAAGTGGCGTCCTGTTGAAATCTTGCGGCTGACTTTATTGCGATTAGGCTATTGCCTCTGAACCGTGAAATCCATCGTGGACCGTGTATCGCTCTAATGAATAATTTTGATACCGAAATTCTTGATGCAGAGACATCCATCCGCCTACGATGTCCGCAAATGGCGCCAAGTTGCCGTCAATGATACTTCGCAAAACCTAGGGGCACTCGCTACATCGTTCCGCAAACGACATCGCTTCACTCGGCATAGCTGACCGGGATCGTCACGCCGCTTTTCAACACTTCCATCGAGATTGATGCCGAAACGTCGAAGAGTTCCACCCGGCGCACGATCTTCTTGTAGATGACATCGTAATGCTCGACACGCGGCAGCACGATTTTCAGGATGTAGTCGTGATTGCCGGTCAGCCGGTGCGCCTCGACGATCTCGGGAATATCGCTGATCGCCTTGCGAAAAGTTTCGATCCACTCGTCGGCATGATGCGCTGTCTTGATCAGCGCATAGAGCGTAGTCGGCACACCCATCTTCTCGCGGTCGAGCACGACAATGCGTCTGGCGATATGGCCGCTTTCCTCCAGCCGCTGGATGCGCCGGGAACAGGCCGACACAGACAGCGCCACGCGGTCGGCAAGATCGGTCACCGAAATGCCGGCATCGGCCTGCAAAAGATCGAGAATCTTTCGGTCGCGTTCGTCAAGCATGTGCAGCCATCTCCGCAATGACGCTGTGTTTTTGTGCATAATACGGTATCGACGCAAAATTTTTCGTAAAAAACCGCAGATACGACAAAAATTGCAAACACGAGGCGCGTAAAATGCCTCAATATTCTGCTATTCATAATCGAGAACGGAGAGCAGCAGTATGCGCACAATCGGCCTGATCGGCGGCATGAGTTTCGAGAGTTCCGCGGTTTATTATCGTCTTATCAATGAGATGGTGCGCGACAGACGGGGCGGCCTCGCCTCGGCTGAGGTGCTGATGTACTCTGTCAATTTCGAAGACATCGTCGCCTTGCAGAAGGCCGGACGTTGGGAGGATGCCGCTGCCCGTCTTGGTGATGCCGCGCAGCGTCTGCAGACCGCCGGCGCCGAATGCGTGTTGATCTGCACCAACACCATGCACCTGATCGCACCGGAAGTTGCCGCGCGCGTCTCCATTCCGCTGATCCACATCATCGACGAAACGGCGGCTGCGTTGAAGGATGCCGGTCGCGTCAAGCCGCTGCTGCTGGCCACCCGCTACACGATGGAGCATGGCTTCTACACCGATCGCATGGCCCGCAACGGTGTCTCCGTCATGGTACCGGACGCTGAAGACCGTACGATTACCCACGACATCATCTTCAACGAACTCTGCGCCGGCATCGTCAAGGACGAGTCGCGCCGGAAGCTGATGGCAATCATCGAACGCGCCAAGGCCAAGGGCGCCGACAGCGTCATCCTCGGCTGCACCGAGATCTGCCTGATCCTTGATCCGAATGCACTTGTTTTGCCGGGCTTCGACACCACGACGATCCACGCGGAGAAGGCTGTCGATTTCGCTCTCGAAGGTGAAAAGGCAGGCGCTAGCAAGGCCGCATAATCAAGTCGAATTTACTTGACTGAGTCCAATAAATGATGGACATCGTCTCCTATATTGTGAGGAGACGATCTCCATGCTTGTTACGACGGAACTTGCGACCATCGATGCAGTCCGCGACTTCAATCGCTTCTATACCAATTTCCTCGGCGTTCTGAATAAAGCCTATCTCGACAGCCCATACGCTTTGACCGATGTCCGTGTGCTGTTCGAAATCGGCTCGCGCGGCGGCGTCGCCGCTTCGACATTGACGCGTGACCTGCATCTCGATCCCGCCTATCTCAGCCGCATTCTGAAGCGCTTTCGCGAAGACGGATTGATCGAAACCAAGCCCGATCCGGATGATCTACGCAGCCAGATTATCACGGTCACCGATAAGGGACAGCAGCAATTCCATGAATTCGTGCGCCGCTCGCGCGCCGAAATCGCCGGGCATTTCGACGCGCTAGCGATCGGTGAGCCCGAACGCGTCGTCGATGCGATGCGAACGATCCAGAACGTCCTCAACCCCAGCGCCAATGCCATGCCGCCCGCCATCATCCGCGCTCATCGCCCCGGCGATATCGGTTGGATCGTCCAGAGCCAGGCGCGCTTCTATTGCGAGGAATTCGGTTGGGATCTGCGTTTCGAAGGCTTGGTCGCCGAGGTAGCAGGGAAATTCCTCTCCAACTTCAATCCGCAGAAGGACCGATGCTGGATTGTCGAGCGGGGCGGACTGAATGTAGGTTCCGTCATGGTCGCCGATAGCGACGACGGCATCGCAAAGCTCCGGCTGCTTTATGTCGACAAAACAGCGAGAGGCCTCGGCCTCGGCAAACTGCTGGTCGGCGAATGCATCCGTTTTGCCCGCAGCGCCGGCTACCGTCAGCTTTCTCTCTGGACCAACGATATCCTCGATGCCGCACGCGGCATCTATATCCAATCTGGATTCCGGCTCGTCTCGGAAGAAAAACACCGCATGTTCGGTCCGGAATTGAACGGCCAGACGTGGGTGCTGGATCTCTAAAGCAGATAATCCCGCATCACAATTATGTTGCGCCGCAAAATTTCGCTTGATTTGGAAACGACCATTTCCTAAATAGTCTGCATGACGACAGACGCACTGGATATTTCCCCGAAACTTCGGGGCCGCCCGCGGGAATTCGATATGGATGCAGCGCTCGATCAGGCGCTGCGGGTCTTTTCCGAGCGCGGCTATTACGCCGCTTCGATCAGCGAACTCACCGAGGCCATGGGGCTGACCGCGGGCAGTGTCTACAAGGCGTTCAAGGATAAGCGCGGCATCTTCCTTGCCGCCTTCGATCGCTACCGGAATGTGCGCTGCAGGCTCAGGGACGAGCGCCTCGCTGCTGCACCCAACGCCTACGAAAAGCTGCGCACATTCCTGATCATCTTTGCGGAATCGTCCAGCGGAGCGGTTGGCCGCCAGGGTTGCCTTGTTGTCGGCAGCGCCACCGAGCTCGCTTTGTTTGACGCAGAAGTCGCCAACCGCGTAGCCTTCGCCTTCGATGTCGACGAGCAGTTGCTCGTCGATCTGATCCGCCTCGGACAGAAGGACGGCTCGGTATCGGACCGGCTCGATGTGGAAGACACGGCTCGCATGCTGCTCAGCCTGACGAAAGGCATGCGCGTGATCGGCAAAACCGGCCGCACCCGAGAACAGATGATCGCCGTCGCCGAAACTGCCCTGACACTACTGAACTGACTTTTTCACACGAATTTTCGGGGGACACGTTCCCCTGCCCGCATCAAGGATCAAGATATGTCTGCAACCGCCGCAGCGAGACGCGAGAGCGCTCCGCTTCCCGAAAAGACCATTTCACCCCTGCTGACATTCATGTTTGCCGCCGCCTGCGGGCTGGTGGCCGCCAATCTCTATTACGGCCAGCCGCTGGCCGGCCCGATCAGCCAGGCGCTCGGCTTCACGCCGGCAGCGACCGGTCTGATCGTGACGCTGACGCAGATCGGTTATGGTCTCGGCCTGCTGCTGATCGTGCCGCTCGGTGACCTCCTGGAAAACCGCAGACTGGTGCTGACGCTGATCGGCCTTTCGGCCGTGGCGCTCGTCGGCGCCGCATTCGCCTGGTCACCGTCGCTCTTCCTGCTTGCGTCGCTTTGCATCGGCCTCGCCTCAGTCGCGGTACAGGTGCTGGTGCCTTTCGCCGCCCACATGGCGCCGGATGCCAGCCGCGGCGCGGTTGTCGGCAATGTCATGAGCGGCCTGCTTTGCGGCATCATGCTGGCCCGGCCAGCGGC is part of the Rhizobium sp. CB3090 genome and harbors:
- a CDS encoding NAD(P)/FAD-dependent oxidoreductase, which encodes MQDHHVVVVGGGFGGLQLVNDLKGTPVRVTLIDRRNHHLFQPLLYQVATTLLSTAEIAWPIRSLFRDRPEVTTLLAEVVGVDSNAHVVTLKGGATIAYDTLVLATGATHAYFGHDEWEPVAPGLKTLEDATTIRRRVLLAFERAEMENDPAIRDALLTFTIVGAGPTGVELAGIIAELARTTLPKEFRNIDTTKARIILVEAGPRVLPSFDEGLSSYAHKALENLGVEVRTGKPVTSCTAEGVTIGETFVPSRTIVWAAGVQASPAAEWLGVPADRAGRVMVDKELRAPGEADIFVIGDTAAVARDDGSPVPGIAPAAKQQGAYVAKVIRARLSGQPAPGPFRYRHQGSLATIGKSAAIIDFGWIKLRGWIAWWVWGLAHIYFLIGTRWRIAVAWSWLWIYFSRQHSARLITQRETMRDD
- a CDS encoding CatB-related O-acetyltransferase, yielding MALLDANAVNPITLPDGTVYRDTVYLKNVIDHPRMEIGDFSYYTHSGRPEDTAGILAPYLGHSVRERLVIGKFVQIARGSYFITSSANHPMTGFTTYPFRIFKPETFGYKDLPVKDTIVDHDVWIGQNAAIMPGVHIGAGAIVAAASVVARDVPPYAVVGGNPASIIRMRYSSEVISELLRLAWWDWPIDKIEANLTALSSGDMATLRLA
- a CDS encoding Lrp/AsnC family transcriptional regulator, translated to MLDERDRKILDLLQADAGISVTDLADRVALSVSACSRRIQRLEESGHIARRIVVLDREKMGVPTTLYALIKTAHHADEWIETFRKAISDIPEIVEAHRLTGNHDYILKIVLPRVEHYDVIYKKIVRRVELFDVSASISMEVLKSGVTIPVSYAE
- a CDS encoding aspartate/glutamate racemase family protein, which gives rise to MRTIGLIGGMSFESSAVYYRLINEMVRDRRGGLASAEVLMYSVNFEDIVALQKAGRWEDAAARLGDAAQRLQTAGAECVLICTNTMHLIAPEVAARVSIPLIHIIDETAAALKDAGRVKPLLLATRYTMEHGFYTDRMARNGVSVMVPDAEDRTITHDIIFNELCAGIVKDESRRKLMAIIERAKAKGADSVILGCTEICLILDPNALVLPGFDTTTIHAEKAVDFALEGEKAGASKAA
- a CDS encoding MarR family winged helix-turn-helix transcriptional regulator, translating into MLVTTELATIDAVRDFNRFYTNFLGVLNKAYLDSPYALTDVRVLFEIGSRGGVAASTLTRDLHLDPAYLSRILKRFREDGLIETKPDPDDLRSQIITVTDKGQQQFHEFVRRSRAEIAGHFDALAIGEPERVVDAMRTIQNVLNPSANAMPPAIIRAHRPGDIGWIVQSQARFYCEEFGWDLRFEGLVAEVAGKFLSNFNPQKDRCWIVERGGLNVGSVMVADSDDGIAKLRLLYVDKTARGLGLGKLLVGECIRFARSAGYRQLSLWTNDILDAARGIYIQSGFRLVSEEKHRMFGPELNGQTWVLDL
- a CDS encoding TetR/AcrR family transcriptional regulator translates to MTTDALDISPKLRGRPREFDMDAALDQALRVFSERGYYAASISELTEAMGLTAGSVYKAFKDKRGIFLAAFDRYRNVRCRLRDERLAAAPNAYEKLRTFLIIFAESSSGAVGRQGCLVVGSATELALFDAEVANRVAFAFDVDEQLLVDLIRLGQKDGSVSDRLDVEDTARMLLSLTKGMRVIGKTGRTREQMIAVAETALTLLN